One genomic window of Paraburkholderia phytofirmans PsJN includes the following:
- a CDS encoding MFS transporter: MSAVAARLERLPLSGFHRKLLLIGGLGYLFDGLDSSSLAFLLPVVSKLWHLSSAETGLVASSTYIGYFFGAFLSGVFADLIGRRRIMMTALAIYCVASLASAAATDWHTFFALRIVAGFGSGAETVVIAPFLAEFVPRRYRGMFCGALVGFMSFGYLSSSILGFVVVRNYVDGWRYLAVVTSLPVVMLLWWRRTLPESPRWLESQGRTDEANRIVSTIESWFAGRGIHLPPVGSVGVLPASARASGSALQNVLTLWSPRLARTTAVSWLMWFSVAFAYYSFFSWIPSLLLKEGLTMTKSFGYSIAIYGAQIPGYFSAAWLNERIGRKAVVASYMLLGGIAAIALAFSHTGIGIMIAGICLSFFMNGAFAGVYAYTPEVFPTAVRTTGTGSSSSFGRIGSVSAPILVGLIYPVLGFLGVFAMTTTVLLIGACVVFFLGIETRNRSLEDIEAEEFGRTQDVRGPLSSTEIHG, encoded by the coding sequence GTGTCTGCCGTAGCCGCTCGTCTTGAAAGACTTCCGTTGTCGGGCTTTCACCGCAAACTCCTGCTCATCGGTGGCTTGGGGTATCTGTTCGATGGACTCGATTCATCGTCGCTCGCGTTTTTGCTGCCGGTCGTGAGCAAGCTATGGCACCTGAGCAGCGCCGAAACAGGGCTCGTCGCGAGCAGCACCTATATCGGGTACTTCTTCGGCGCGTTCCTATCAGGCGTATTCGCCGATCTGATCGGGCGTCGTCGCATCATGATGACGGCGCTGGCCATCTACTGTGTCGCGTCGCTCGCGAGTGCGGCCGCGACGGACTGGCACACGTTCTTCGCGCTGCGCATCGTCGCGGGATTTGGTTCCGGCGCGGAGACGGTGGTGATCGCGCCATTCCTCGCGGAATTCGTGCCGCGCCGCTACAGAGGGATGTTTTGCGGGGCGCTGGTCGGCTTCATGTCGTTCGGCTATCTGAGTTCGTCCATCCTCGGCTTCGTCGTGGTGCGAAATTATGTCGACGGCTGGCGCTACCTGGCCGTGGTGACCTCGTTGCCGGTCGTCATGCTGCTCTGGTGGCGCAGAACGCTGCCTGAGTCGCCGCGCTGGCTCGAAAGCCAGGGCCGGACAGATGAAGCGAACCGGATCGTCAGCACGATCGAGTCATGGTTTGCCGGCCGAGGCATTCATCTTCCGCCGGTCGGCTCCGTCGGCGTGCTTCCCGCATCGGCCCGCGCCAGCGGCAGCGCGTTGCAGAACGTGCTTACGTTATGGTCGCCGCGACTCGCACGCACCACGGCCGTCAGCTGGCTGATGTGGTTCTCGGTCGCGTTCGCGTATTACTCGTTCTTCTCCTGGATTCCGAGCCTGCTCCTCAAAGAAGGGCTCACCATGACGAAGAGCTTCGGCTATTCGATCGCGATCTACGGCGCGCAGATTCCGGGGTATTTCTCGGCCGCATGGCTCAACGAACGGATCGGGCGCAAGGCGGTGGTCGCGTCGTACATGTTGCTGGGCGGCATAGCGGCGATTGCGCTCGCGTTCTCTCATACTGGAATCGGGATCATGATCGCGGGCATTTGCCTGTCGTTCTTCATGAACGGTGCGTTCGCTGGCGTGTATGCGTACACCCCTGAAGTATTCCCGACCGCGGTGCGCACGACCGGTACCGGCTCGTCGTCATCGTTCGGCCGCATCGGCTCGGTGAGCGCGCCCATTCTGGTCGGCCTCATCTATCCCGTGCTCGGCTTCCTCGGTGTGTTCGCGATGACCACGACGGTTCTGCTGATCGGGGCCTGCGTGGTGTTCTTCCTGGGTATCGAGACTCGCAACCGCTCGCTCGAAGACATCGAGGCCGAAGAATTCGGTCGCACGCAAGATGTTCGAGGCCCGCTCAGTTCCACTGAAATACACGGCTGA
- a CDS encoding GAF domain-containing protein, giving the protein MQGIRIETAPPSPQALDMSNLEQLAKAMRVTGQPTAIFRAVHDVAASAIGFSLFTIMSYDAQNQEVERVYTNMPDVYPVGGRKKKHGTPWAKQILLDLQPFRAETPQGIREAFDDHTVMTGMGLGSILNIPIAYDGLCIGTMNLTHQERWYTKRHEELGLLIGSFLAPALVSRHTVTASSSTSL; this is encoded by the coding sequence ATGCAAGGCATCCGGATCGAAACTGCGCCGCCCAGCCCGCAAGCGCTGGACATGTCGAACCTCGAACAACTCGCCAAGGCCATGCGGGTCACGGGTCAGCCAACGGCGATTTTCCGTGCGGTTCATGACGTGGCGGCAAGCGCAATCGGCTTCAGCCTTTTCACGATCATGTCCTACGATGCGCAAAACCAGGAGGTGGAGCGCGTTTATACGAACATGCCCGACGTCTATCCGGTTGGCGGGCGCAAGAAAAAGCACGGCACGCCGTGGGCCAAACAGATCCTGCTCGACCTCCAGCCCTTTCGCGCGGAAACCCCGCAGGGCATCCGCGAAGCATTCGACGATCACACCGTGATGACCGGCATGGGCCTCGGATCGATACTGAACATTCCGATCGCGTACGACGGTCTGTGCATCGGCACAATGAACCTGACGCATCAGGAGCGGTGGTACACGAAGCGGCATGAAGAGTTGGGGTTGCTGATCGGTTCCTTCCTGGCTCCCGCTCTCGTTTCGCGCCATACGGTAACCGCCAGCAGTTCGACTTCGCTCTGA
- a CDS encoding MFS transporter — MTTTQRVATASPVSQTSVSQGRWLLVFILGYLALMADGADVMMYGLTLTRIKDDFGLSNVQAGALGSLTLLGMAVGGILGGWASDRIGRVRVVVWALALFSLGAGLLGLTHSFVEFAIVRFIGSLGIGSMVLVTTLVAEYVPTERRSLILGALQTGISAGYIVVIALSSWILPHYGWRTLYYVSAIPVVFALAIKFAVPEPASWRASQAIERTSQRRWRDSRYHVIFSNRQTRTLFILWTLASVFILSGFYGLNNWLPTYLEKELHIKFSSLTGYMIGTYVVAFIGKIFAGWLGDRWSRRGVYVLGCVGAALFLPVIIFWHTRENIAVLMLFFGFLYGVPLGTIGTFMSESFATSIRGTAVGGSYNLGRFCSGAAPIVIGFLATQFSIGLGFLVVGAVFFLSGVTALFIPDRLYDTDRPSTP, encoded by the coding sequence ATGACCACTACCCAACGTGTTGCGACAGCGTCGCCGGTGAGCCAGACTTCGGTGTCGCAAGGCCGCTGGCTGCTTGTTTTCATCCTCGGTTATCTTGCGCTCATGGCCGATGGCGCGGACGTCATGATGTACGGCCTCACGCTGACGCGCATCAAGGACGACTTCGGACTGAGCAATGTCCAGGCCGGCGCATTGGGCAGCCTGACGTTGCTCGGCATGGCAGTCGGCGGGATTCTCGGCGGCTGGGCGAGCGATCGCATAGGGCGGGTGAGGGTGGTGGTCTGGGCGCTGGCGCTCTTTTCGCTCGGCGCGGGGTTGCTTGGACTCACGCACAGCTTTGTGGAGTTCGCGATTGTCCGCTTCATCGGTTCGTTGGGCATCGGCTCCATGGTGCTGGTCACGACGCTGGTTGCCGAATACGTGCCCACGGAGCGGCGCTCGCTGATTCTGGGCGCCTTGCAGACCGGTATTTCGGCCGGCTATATCGTGGTCATTGCGCTGAGCAGCTGGATTTTGCCGCACTACGGCTGGCGCACGTTGTACTACGTGTCGGCGATACCCGTGGTGTTTGCTCTGGCAATCAAATTCGCGGTGCCCGAGCCGGCTAGCTGGCGGGCGAGCCAGGCCATCGAGCGCACGAGTCAGCGCCGCTGGCGCGACAGCCGCTATCACGTGATTTTCAGCAATCGACAGACGCGTACCCTGTTTATCCTGTGGACGCTGGCCTCGGTTTTCATTCTTTCCGGCTTCTACGGCTTGAATAACTGGCTGCCAACGTACCTCGAAAAAGAGCTGCATATCAAGTTCAGCTCACTGACGGGGTACATGATCGGGACTTACGTCGTCGCGTTCATCGGCAAGATCTTCGCCGGCTGGCTGGGCGACCGTTGGAGCCGGCGCGGCGTGTATGTCCTCGGCTGCGTGGGCGCCGCGCTCTTTCTGCCGGTGATCATCTTCTGGCACACGCGGGAGAACATCGCCGTTCTCATGCTTTTCTTCGGGTTTCTGTACGGCGTACCCCTGGGCACGATCGGCACGTTCATGTCCGAGAGTTTCGCCACTTCCATTCGCGGCACTGCGGTGGGCGGGTCCTATAACCTGGGGCGTTTCTGCTCGGGGGCGGCGCCTATCGTTATCGGTTTTCTGGCCACGCAGTTTTCCATCGGTCTGGGCTTTCTCGTGGTCGGCGCGGTGTTCTTCCTGAGTGGCGTGACCGCGCTGTTCATCCCGGACCGCCTGTACGACACGGACCGGCCATCCACGCCGTGA
- a CDS encoding LLM class oxidoreductase, whose product MNESHPIAADELKAQPQSAANRVFSDGVLSLGFTLPLLRAGTIVADFDEQLALARLADERGFRALWVRDVPLNSADYPDPVGHLDPWVLLGALATNTRRIALVSGAIVLTLRHPLHIAKAALSVDTLSHGRFILGLGSGDRPPEYAAFGRDSDERRELYRSHWETVAAALGTPSRVIPDRTPEGAPTFQLLPEHSHAVPLLAVGSGGQSVDWIARHSLGWMTYHREPDAQRARYSMWRAAVERVAPEAFRAFGVAMRLELSSDPHEPAQAVTLGYRTGRLALIDILKALRADGTHHVTFNLSSERPVAEIINELADEVLPQFHQGT is encoded by the coding sequence ATGAACGAGTCGCATCCGATCGCGGCAGACGAGTTGAAAGCCCAGCCGCAAAGCGCCGCGAACCGTGTGTTTTCAGACGGTGTGCTCAGTCTCGGATTCACTCTGCCGCTGCTGCGCGCCGGCACGATCGTGGCCGATTTCGACGAGCAGTTGGCGCTCGCGCGTCTCGCCGACGAACGCGGCTTTCGCGCACTCTGGGTCCGCGACGTCCCGCTGAACAGCGCGGATTACCCGGATCCTGTCGGCCACCTCGACCCGTGGGTGTTGCTCGGTGCGCTCGCTACGAACACGCGGCGTATCGCGCTCGTGAGCGGCGCCATCGTGCTGACGCTGCGGCATCCGCTGCATATCGCCAAGGCGGCGCTTTCCGTCGATACGCTCAGCCACGGACGCTTCATTCTGGGTCTGGGTTCAGGCGATCGTCCACCGGAATATGCCGCGTTCGGGCGCGATTCCGACGAGCGGCGCGAGCTGTATCGCAGTCACTGGGAGACGGTTGCCGCCGCGCTCGGCACACCGTCGCGCGTGATTCCCGATCGCACGCCTGAAGGTGCGCCAACCTTTCAGCTGTTGCCCGAGCACTCGCACGCGGTGCCGCTGCTGGCAGTGGGTTCGGGCGGTCAAAGCGTCGACTGGATCGCGCGCCATTCGCTGGGGTGGATGACCTATCATCGCGAGCCCGACGCTCAGCGCGCCCGTTACAGCATGTGGCGCGCCGCCGTAGAACGCGTGGCACCCGAAGCGTTTCGCGCGTTCGGCGTCGCGATGCGGCTCGAACTCAGCAGCGATCCGCACGAACCAGCTCAGGCCGTGACGCTCGGCTACCGGACCGGCCGGCTTGCGTTGATCGACATACTCAAAGCGCTGCGCGCGGACGGGACACACCATGTGACGTTCAATCTGTCATCGGAGCGTCCCGTCGCCGAGATCATCAACGAACTCGCCGATGAGGTGTTGCCGCAGTTTCATCAGGGGACGTAG
- a CDS encoding DNA polymerase II, whose amino-acid sequence MTELEQGFILTRHWRDTPAGTEVDFWLATDGGPRHVRLRPQPSVAFIPAEHRERAETILRREAPLDLRALDLRDFQHRPVMGLYCPQYRQLTGFEKRLKQGGVDVYEADIFPPERYMMERFITAPVWFSGDAQSNGKSGPLVNSELKPATGYRPPLKLVSLDIETSAHAELYSIALEGCGQRQVYMLGPPNGEAGTLDFDLEYCETRAQLLEKLNAWLERHDPDAIIGWNLVQFDLRVLQQHAEQYRVPLRLGRGGAVMEWREHGLKQNHFFAAAAGRLIIDGIEALRSATWSFPSFSLEHVSRTVLGEGKAIDNPYQRMDEIQRRFDEDKPALARYNLKDCELVTRIFAKTELLPFLLERASVTGLPADRSGGSVAAFTHLYMPRMHRQGYVAPNLGDVAGAASPGGFVMDSRPGLYDSVLVLDYKSLYPSIIRTFLIDPVGLVEGMLNPADDQSVPGFLGARFSRTRHCLPSIVGQVWQGRETAKRENNKPLSQALKIIMNAFYGVLGSTGCRFFDPRLASSITMRGHEIMHATRELIQGEGYEVIYGDTDSTFVWLKHAHSEEDASRIGRALVEHINAWWRQNLQERFGLDSALELQFERHYRRFFMPTIRGAEEGSKKRYAGLTILPDGSEDIVYKGLETVRTDWTPLAQQFQQELYRRIFTQQPYQDYVRDYVRDTLDGKLDDQLVYRKRLRRPLEEYERNVPPHVRAARVADEFNRRQGRPLQYQNGGWISYVMTVAGPEPLETLRSAIDYEHYLTRQLQPVADAILPLLRDDFTTLMSGQKQLF is encoded by the coding sequence TTGACTGAGCTTGAACAGGGTTTCATCTTGACCCGGCATTGGCGGGACACGCCCGCCGGCACCGAAGTCGATTTCTGGCTGGCCACGGACGGCGGGCCCCGGCACGTGCGCTTGCGCCCTCAGCCTTCGGTGGCGTTCATTCCCGCCGAGCATCGCGAGCGCGCCGAGACGATTCTGCGCCGCGAAGCGCCGCTCGATCTGCGAGCGCTCGATCTGCGCGACTTTCAGCATCGGCCGGTCATGGGACTTTACTGCCCGCAGTACCGGCAATTGACGGGCTTCGAGAAACGCCTGAAGCAAGGCGGCGTCGACGTCTACGAAGCCGATATCTTTCCGCCCGAACGCTACATGATGGAGCGCTTTATCACGGCGCCGGTCTGGTTTAGCGGCGACGCGCAGAGCAACGGAAAGAGCGGCCCCCTCGTGAACAGCGAACTCAAGCCGGCCACCGGCTATCGTCCGCCCTTGAAGCTGGTGTCGCTCGATATCGAAACCAGCGCTCACGCCGAGTTGTATTCGATCGCGCTGGAAGGCTGCGGACAGCGTCAGGTGTATATGCTCGGGCCGCCGAATGGCGAGGCGGGCACGCTCGACTTCGACCTCGAATACTGCGAAACCCGCGCACAGTTGCTGGAAAAACTGAACGCGTGGCTCGAACGGCACGATCCGGATGCGATCATCGGCTGGAATCTGGTGCAGTTCGATCTGCGTGTGCTGCAACAGCATGCCGAACAATATCGCGTACCGCTGCGGCTCGGCCGGGGCGGCGCCGTGATGGAATGGCGCGAGCATGGGCTCAAGCAGAACCACTTCTTCGCCGCCGCCGCGGGACGGCTGATTATCGACGGCATCGAAGCGCTGCGTTCGGCGACCTGGAGTTTCCCTTCGTTCAGTCTCGAACATGTCTCGCGCACAGTGCTGGGCGAAGGCAAGGCGATCGACAATCCGTATCAGCGCATGGACGAAATCCAGCGCCGCTTCGACGAAGACAAGCCCGCGCTCGCTCGCTACAACCTCAAAGACTGCGAGTTGGTCACGCGCATCTTCGCTAAAACGGAGTTGCTGCCGTTCCTGCTGGAACGTGCAAGCGTGACCGGTTTGCCGGCGGATCGCAGCGGCGGATCGGTGGCGGCGTTCACGCATCTGTATATGCCGCGCATGCATCGGCAAGGCTACGTCGCGCCCAATCTCGGCGATGTGGCCGGCGCCGCAAGCCCCGGCGGTTTCGTGATGGATTCGCGCCCCGGTCTCTATGATTCCGTGCTGGTGCTGGACTACAAGAGCCTGTATCCGTCCATCATCCGCACGTTTCTGATCGACCCTGTTGGCCTTGTCGAAGGCATGCTGAATCCCGCCGACGATCAATCAGTCCCGGGCTTTCTCGGCGCGCGCTTTTCACGCACGCGCCATTGTTTGCCGTCGATCGTCGGGCAGGTTTGGCAAGGCCGCGAAACGGCCAAACGCGAGAATAACAAGCCGCTTTCGCAGGCATTGAAGATCATCATGAACGCCTTTTACGGCGTATTGGGATCGACCGGCTGCCGCTTCTTCGATCCGCGTCTCGCCTCGTCGATCACCATGCGCGGCCACGAAATCATGCATGCAACGCGCGAACTGATTCAAGGCGAGGGCTATGAAGTCATATACGGCGACACGGATTCAACCTTCGTGTGGCTGAAACACGCGCACAGCGAAGAAGACGCGAGCCGCATCGGCCGCGCGCTGGTCGAGCATATCAACGCGTGGTGGCGGCAGAATCTGCAGGAAAGATTCGGGCTCGACAGCGCGCTCGAACTGCAATTCGAGCGGCACTATCGGCGCTTCTTCATGCCGACCATTCGCGGCGCCGAGGAAGGCAGCAAGAAACGCTACGCGGGCCTCACTATTTTGCCGGACGGCAGCGAAGACATCGTCTATAAGGGACTCGAAACGGTACGCACCGACTGGACGCCGCTCGCGCAGCAGTTTCAGCAGGAACTGTATCGGCGCATCTTCACGCAGCAACCGTATCAGGATTACGTGCGCGACTATGTGCGCGACACGCTCGACGGCAAGCTCGACGATCAACTCGTGTATCGCAAGCGACTGCGCCGCCCGCTCGAAGAATACGAGCGCAACGTGCCGCCGCATGTGCGCGCCGCGCGCGTGGCGGACGAGTTCAACCGGCGGCAAGGGCGCCCGCTGCAATACCAGAACGGCGGCTGGATCAGCTATGTGATGACGGTTGCCGGACCCGAGCCGCTGGAAACGCTGCGCTCGGCTATCGATTACGAACATTATCTGACGCGGCAATTGCAGCCCGTCGCCGACGCTATCCTGCCGCTCCTGCGCGACGATTTCACGACCTTGATGTCAGGGCAGAAGCAGTTGTTCTGA
- a CDS encoding PRC-barrel domain-containing protein produces MTLGKLVVVVAVAATSLGAQAQVAGTQPLSVTVEQSNALLSGWSVKKSILGKSVYNDQNAKIGTVRDLVIAPDGSLSAAIVSAGGFLGVASHDVAVPIAALDIREGNFYLAGATKDALKATPEFQYNKVQAPPKPKKLTGQ; encoded by the coding sequence ATGACTTTGGGCAAACTTGTTGTTGTCGTCGCGGTAGCTGCAACCAGCCTTGGTGCACAGGCGCAAGTCGCCGGCACGCAACCGCTGAGCGTCACAGTCGAGCAGTCGAATGCGCTGCTGAGCGGCTGGAGTGTGAAGAAGAGCATTCTCGGCAAGTCGGTCTACAACGACCAGAACGCTAAAATCGGCACGGTCCGCGATCTGGTGATCGCGCCGGACGGCTCGCTGTCCGCGGCCATCGTCTCCGCAGGCGGCTTCCTCGGCGTGGCATCGCACGACGTGGCGGTGCCTATCGCGGCGCTGGACATTCGCGAGGGGAATTTCTATCTGGCGGGCGCTACCAAAGATGCCTTGAAGGCAACGCCCGAGTTCCAGTACAACAAGGTTCAAGCGCCGCCGAAGCCTAAAAAGCTGACGGGGCAGTAA
- a CDS encoding DUF2891 domain-containing protein translates to MTTQLTREFASKFANLALAHLTREYPNKLTHSLAGPQDVQGPRALHPIFYGSYDWHSCVHGYWLILHLLDRFPDLPEAARIVAVVDEHFTAANVAGEVAYLELPHNRGFERPYGWAWLLALSAQLGSLKLSEAARWSKTFAPLTELFVERFEDFLPKATYPLRVGTHFNMAFALALTLDFARQTSRDSLEVLVVNTAERWFVNDVACQAWEPAGDEFLSPSLMEAELMRRVLPPAQFVDWFGRFLPDLGAKKPATLFEPVTVTDRTDGKIAHLDGLNLSRAWCQRSLARALPAGDIRRTVLFDAAERHLQTALPHVAGDYMGEHWLGTFATLALEA, encoded by the coding sequence ATGACCACCCAACTCACTCGCGAATTCGCGTCGAAATTCGCCAACCTGGCGCTTGCCCATCTCACGCGCGAATACCCGAACAAGCTGACGCATTCGCTCGCCGGGCCGCAAGACGTGCAAGGCCCGCGTGCGCTGCACCCGATTTTTTATGGCAGCTACGACTGGCATTCGTGCGTGCACGGCTATTGGTTGATTCTGCATCTACTCGATCGTTTTCCCGATCTGCCGGAAGCGGCGCGCATCGTCGCGGTGGTCGACGAGCATTTCACCGCGGCTAATGTGGCCGGTGAAGTCGCGTATCTCGAACTGCCGCACAACCGTGGTTTCGAACGTCCGTATGGCTGGGCCTGGCTACTCGCGCTGAGCGCGCAACTCGGTTCGCTGAAGCTCTCGGAAGCCGCGCGCTGGTCGAAAACCTTTGCGCCGCTTACCGAACTGTTTGTCGAGCGCTTCGAGGACTTTCTGCCGAAAGCCACCTACCCGCTGCGCGTGGGCACGCACTTCAACATGGCCTTCGCATTGGCGTTGACGCTGGATTTCGCGCGGCAAACATCGCGTGATTCGCTGGAAGTGCTGGTCGTGAATACGGCGGAACGCTGGTTTGTGAACGACGTCGCGTGTCAGGCATGGGAGCCCGCCGGCGACGAGTTCCTCTCGCCTTCGCTCATGGAAGCCGAGCTCATGCGCCGCGTATTGCCGCCGGCCCAGTTCGTCGACTGGTTCGGCCGCTTTCTGCCGGATCTCGGCGCGAAAAAGCCCGCTACGCTGTTCGAGCCTGTTACCGTCACGGATCGCACCGACGGCAAGATCGCGCATCTGGACGGCCTGAATCTCAGCCGCGCCTGGTGCCAGCGTTCGCTTGCGCGCGCCCTGCCCGCAGGCGACATCCGCCGGACGGTTCTATTCGACGCAGCCGAGCGGCATCTGCAAACCGCACTGCCGCACGTGGCCGGCGACTATATGGGCGAGCACTGGCTCGGCACATTCGCCACGCTTGCATTAGAAGCTTGA
- a CDS encoding NAD(P)/FAD-dependent oxidoreductase: protein MNAPTPGLNTPSTPNTLNTLDRRADTLIANSYYEASAARPLADDPALDGTLEADVCVIGAGFSGLSVALECRARGLSVVVLDAHRPGWGASGRNGGQTLVGFAKDEIMERQLGLDGARAAWAMSVEGVSLVRERIEHYGIECDFTSGYLTVATKPKRVPDLRSWMESASQRWGYTKLSWLDTDEVRSRVASKRYLAGVYDPFSGHLHPLKYCLGLADAARREGAQLFAHSPVIEVVRGARPVVRTARGEVRCRFVAACGNATIGDVLPAAVAARIAPIASYIVATEPLGKERADALIKGREAICDNNFFLDYFRLSADHRVLFGGRASSTGASPVQLGEEIRQRMIGVFPQLGDVKIDYAWGGFVDVTRNRAPDFGSIDPNYFYVQGFSGHGVALTGIAGRVVAQAMAGETKAFDLFARLRHARFPGGPALRGPALELGMMYHRILEMF, encoded by the coding sequence ATGAACGCTCCGACTCCCGGCCTCAACACGCCCAGCACGCCCAACACGCTTAATACGCTCGACCGCCGCGCCGATACGCTGATTGCCAACTCCTACTATGAAGCGAGCGCGGCCCGTCCGCTCGCCGACGACCCCGCGCTCGACGGTACGCTCGAAGCCGACGTATGCGTGATCGGCGCGGGCTTCTCCGGTTTGTCGGTGGCGCTGGAGTGCCGGGCGCGCGGCTTGTCGGTGGTCGTGCTCGATGCGCATCGGCCCGGCTGGGGCGCGTCGGGCCGCAACGGCGGGCAGACGCTGGTGGGTTTCGCGAAAGACGAGATCATGGAACGCCAGCTCGGTCTCGACGGCGCGCGTGCCGCATGGGCGATGTCGGTAGAAGGTGTTTCGTTAGTGCGCGAACGTATCGAACACTACGGCATCGAGTGCGATTTCACGTCCGGCTATCTGACCGTCGCCACCAAACCGAAACGCGTGCCCGATTTGCGTTCGTGGATGGAGTCGGCTTCGCAACGCTGGGGCTATACGAAACTCTCGTGGCTCGATACCGACGAGGTCCGTTCGCGCGTCGCTTCGAAGCGCTATCTGGCCGGCGTCTACGATCCGTTTTCCGGCCATCTGCATCCGCTCAAGTACTGCCTCGGTCTCGCCGACGCGGCGCGCCGCGAAGGCGCGCAGCTGTTCGCGCATTCGCCGGTGATCGAGGTGGTGCGGGGTGCGCGGCCTGTCGTGCGTACCGCTCGCGGCGAAGTGCGCTGCCGTTTCGTCGCGGCATGCGGCAACGCCACGATCGGCGACGTGCTGCCCGCTGCGGTGGCCGCGCGAATCGCGCCCATCGCATCGTATATCGTCGCCACGGAGCCGCTCGGCAAGGAGCGCGCGGATGCGCTGATCAAGGGGCGCGAGGCGATTTGCGACAACAACTTCTTCCTCGATTATTTCCGCTTGTCGGCGGACCATCGCGTGCTGTTCGGCGGGCGGGCGAGCTCGACCGGTGCTTCACCGGTGCAGCTCGGCGAAGAGATTCGCCAGCGCATGATCGGCGTATTCCCGCAACTCGGCGACGTGAAAATCGACTATGCGTGGGGCGGTTTTGTCGACGTGACGCGCAATCGCGCGCCCGATTTTGGATCGATCGATCCGAATTACTTCTATGTGCAGGGATTTTCGGGGCACGGGGTTGCGTTGACTGGTATCGCCGGGCGCGTGGTGGCTCAAGCAATGGCCGGTGAGACGAAAGCCTTCGATCTGTTCGCGCGGTTGCGGCACGCGCGCTTTCCAGGCGGCCCGGCATTGCGTGGGCCGGCGCTGGAATTGGGGATGATGTATCACCGGATTCTGGAGATGTTTTAG
- a CDS encoding NAD(P)/FAD-dependent oxidoreductase, whose product MLRFSNQPHVASYYAATANDSTRHPALDETISVDVCVIGAGLTGISTALNLAERGHSVAVLEASKVGWAASGRNGGQLIGGFACDIDTFAKYLPADDVKRVWDMGIETLDIVKERVAKHQIDCDLTIGYLTAANKPRDTDALQKWRDEAQRRFGYDRLSYVDADGVGNYVQSQRYLGGLFDADSGHLHPLNYTLGLARAAREAGVQIFEDSCVTALREEDGRHVAETARGRVQARFVVLACNTYLGQLAPDVANKIMPVGTYVIATEPLDPDRAEALMPAKAAVCDSRFVLDYFRPAPDHRLLWGGKVSYSKLAPRNLGEAMRRDMLKTFPQLDDVKIDYAWGGFVDITMNRAPHFGRLSPTVYFAQGFSGHGVNTTGLAGKLIAEAIDGQASRFDLFGKIRHRDFPGGATLRTPALVLAMAWYRMKDLI is encoded by the coding sequence ATGCTCCGATTCTCGAACCAGCCTCACGTCGCCTCGTACTACGCCGCCACGGCCAACGACAGCACCCGCCATCCCGCGCTCGACGAAACGATCAGCGTCGACGTCTGCGTGATCGGCGCGGGACTGACCGGCATTTCCACGGCGCTCAATCTAGCTGAACGCGGCCATTCGGTCGCGGTACTCGAAGCATCGAAAGTCGGCTGGGCGGCGAGCGGCCGCAACGGCGGCCAGTTGATCGGCGGCTTCGCGTGCGATATCGATACGTTCGCGAAGTACTTGCCCGCAGACGACGTGAAGCGTGTTTGGGACATGGGGATCGAAACCCTCGATATCGTCAAGGAACGCGTCGCGAAGCATCAGATCGATTGCGATCTGACCATCGGCTATCTGACCGCGGCGAATAAACCGCGCGATACCGATGCGCTGCAAAAATGGCGAGACGAAGCACAACGGCGCTTCGGCTACGACCGCCTCAGTTACGTCGATGCGGACGGCGTCGGCAACTATGTTCAATCGCAGCGCTACCTGGGCGGCCTGTTCGACGCCGACAGCGGCCACCTGCATCCGTTGAATTACACGCTGGGACTGGCGCGCGCGGCGCGCGAAGCGGGCGTGCAGATTTTCGAGGACAGTTGCGTCACGGCGTTGCGTGAAGAAGACGGCCGACATGTGGCTGAAACCGCACGCGGCCGGGTACAGGCACGCTTCGTCGTGCTCGCCTGCAATACTTATCTCGGTCAGCTCGCGCCGGACGTGGCGAACAAGATCATGCCGGTCGGCACCTACGTGATCGCCACCGAACCGCTCGACCCCGATCGCGCCGAAGCGCTGATGCCCGCCAAAGCCGCCGTATGTGACAGCCGCTTCGTGCTGGATTATTTCCGCCCGGCGCCCGATCACCGCCTGCTGTGGGGCGGCAAAGTGAGTTACTCGAAGCTCGCGCCGCGCAACCTCGGCGAAGCGATGCGCCGCGATATGCTGAAGACTTTCCCGCAACTGGATGACGTCAAAATCGACTATGCGTGGGGCGGTTTCGTCGACATCACCATGAACCGCGCGCCGCATTTCGGCCGGCTCTCGCCGACCGTTTATTTCGCGCAAGGATTCTCGGGGCACGGTGTGAATACCACCGGTCTCGCGGGCAAACTAATCGCCGAAGCGATCGACGGTCAGGCGTCGCGCTTCGATCTGTTCGGCAAGATTCGTCACCGCGACTTCCCGGGCGGCGCTACACTGCGCACCCCTGCCCTCGTACTCGCGATGGCCTGGTATCGAATGAAGGACCTGATTTGA